A window of the Sordaria macrospora chromosome 6, complete sequence genome harbors these coding sequences:
- a CDS encoding 40S ribosomal protein eS30, with amino-acid sequence MQVYNIQSPFLTTVTDFGVVSFSVHLPFDTQSSTKQQYTHHHFTITVQNGQSSRFPCSCRQGQVSDSQG; translated from the exons ATGCAGGTATATAACATCCAGAGTCCCTTCCTCACAACTGTTACGGACTTTGGTGTTGTTTCCTTTTCGGTCCATTTGCCATTCGACACTCAGtcatcaacaaaacaacaataCACTCACCATCACTTCACCATCACTGTTCAAAATGGGCAAAGTTCACGGTTCCCTTGCTCGTGCCG GCAAGGTCAAGTCTCAGACTCCCAAGGTTGA
- a CDS encoding 40S ribosomal protein uS5, whose protein sequence is MADRGTSGPRGGGFASRGDRGGDRGRGRGGRGRGRRGGKSEEKEWQPVTKLGRLVKAGKIKSMEEIYLHSLPIKEYQIVDFFLPKLKDEVMKIKPVQKQTRAGQRTRFKAIVIIGDSEGHVGLGIKTSKEVATAIRAAIIIAKLSVIPVRRGYWGANLGLPHSLPTKESGKCGSVTVRLIPAPRGTSLVASPAVKRLLQLAGIEDAYTSSSGSTKTLENTLKATFAAVSNTYGFLTPNLWKETKLIRSPLEEFADTLRDGKRYAN, encoded by the exons ATGGCTGATCGTGGAACTTCTGGCCCTCGTGGCGGCGGCTTCGCTTCCCGTGGCGATCGTGGTGGTGACCgcggccgtggccgtggtggacgtggccgtggccgtcgCGGCGGCAAgtccgaggagaaggagtggcAGCCCGTCACCAAGCTCGGCCGTCTCGTGAAGGCCGGCAAGATCAAGAGCATGGAGGAGATCTACCTCCACTCTCTCCCCATCAAGGAGTACCAGATCgtcgacttcttcctccccaagctcaaggatgAGGTCATGAAG ATCAAGCCCGTCCAGAAGCAGACCCGTGCCGGTCAGCGTACCCGCTTCAaggccatcgtcatcatcggtgACTCCGAGGGCCACGTCGGTCTCGGTATCAAGACCTCCAAGGAAGTCGCTACCGCCATCCGCgctgccatcatcatcgccaagctCAGCGTCATCCCCGTCCGTCGCGGTTACTGGGGCGCCAACCTCGGTCTCCCCCACTCCCTCCCCACCAAGGAGTCCGGCAAGTGCGGTTCCGTCACCGTCCGC CTTATCCCCGCTCCCCGCGGTACCTCCCTCGTTGCCTCCCCCGCCGTCAAgcgtcttctccagctcgccGGTATCGAGGATGCTtacacctcctcttccggcTCTACCAAGACCCTTGAGAACACTCTTAAGGCTACTTTCGCCGCTGTTTCCAACACCTATGGCTTCCTTACCCCCAACTTGTGGAAGGAGACCAAGTTGATCCGCTCTCCTCTTGAGGAGTTCGCCGACACTCTCCGTGACGGCAAGCGTTACGCCAACTAA